One window of the Triticum dicoccoides isolate Atlit2015 ecotype Zavitan chromosome 3B, WEW_v2.0, whole genome shotgun sequence genome contains the following:
- the LOC119277790 gene encoding pentatricopeptide repeat-containing protein At5g61370, mitochondrial-like isoform X2 has protein sequence MATVMRRSVTALSLSQSSLAPCSRLGRCQIRRAMCSGAWQEGESEAAVRDVVCLGSGSLDEVGSRLDRLNFAISPALVRRVIDSCSERSDSGRRLLRFLSWCRSKDPAGLGDEEHDRAVAVLARMGDLTAMKIAVGDGEKDGRRMAPETFTAVVEALVKAGKEDEAVRLFRGLERQKLLPQQGPGAGGEGIWCSSLAMVQTLCMKGYAREAQGVVWHHKSELSAEPMVSIVQRSLLHGWCVHGNAKEARRVLDDIKSSGCPLGLPSFNDFLNCVCHRNLKFNPSALVPEAMDILTEMRSYGVTPDSSSFNILLSCLGRARRVKEAYRILYLMREGEEGCSPDWVSYYLVVKVLYLTDRIIRGKRLVEDMLESGVLPTAKFFHGLIGILCGTEKVDHALDMFRIMKSCELVDTPTYDLLIEKLSRNGRFEVAKELWDDATKNGIVLGCSSDLLDPLKTEVFRPVRPAQRQASQNSTVLMLKFSIIKYTVMISFFFCFKRISNFMDISQEQQQDFGVLLKQGAEGRVFVSTFVGRKCVIKERFSKKYRHPLLDSKLTLKRLNAEARCMTKARRLGVPTPVLYAVDPLPHTLTFEFVDGLCVKDILLGFGSNGINEERLNDIAIQIGNAVGKLHDGGLVHGDLTTSNMMIKNSTNQLVLIDFGLSFTSTIPEDKAVDLYVLERALISMHSSCGDVMEKILAAYRKASRQWCATTNKLAQVRQRGRKRTMVG, from the exons ATGGCGACGGTGATGAGGAGATCAGTAACGGCGCTTAGCCTGAGCCAGAGCTCCCTTGCGCCATGCTCGAGGCTGGGACGCTGCCAAATCCGTCGCGCTATGTGCTCCGGCGCGTGGCAGGAGGGGGAGTCCGAGGCGGCGGTGCGCGATGTCGTGTGCTTGGGCTCCGGGAGCCTGGACGAGGTGGGAAGCAGGCTGGATCGCCTGAACTTTGCCATATCGCCGGCCCTGGTCAGGCGGGTGATCGACTCGTGTAGCGAGAGGAGTGATTCGGGGAGGAGGCTGCTGCGGTTCCTGTCGTGGTGCCGCTCCAAGGATCCTGCCGGATTGGGGGACGAGGAGCACGACAGAGCGGTTGCGGTGCTTGCACGGATGGGTGACCTCACTGCGATGAAAATCGCCGTTGGAGATGGGGAGAAGGATGGCCGGAGGATGGCCCCCGAGACGTTCACCGCTGTGGTCGAGGCTCTTGTCAAggcagggaaggaggatgaggctgtTAGGTTGTTCAGAGGCTTGGAGAGGCAGAAATTGCTGCCTCAGCAAGGCCCGGGTGCTGGAGGGGAAGGCATATGGTGCAGCAGCCTTGCCATGGTCCAGACATTGTGCATGAAGGGCTATGCTCGTGAGGCACAGGGCGTTGTGTGGCACCATAAGAGCGAACTCTCAGCTGAGCCAATGGTCAGCATCGTTCAGCGTAGCCTCCTCCATGGATGGTGTGTCCATGGAAATGCTAAGGAAGCTCGGAGAGTCCTTGATGATATCAAGTCCTCAGGCTGCCCATTGGGATTGCCGTCATTCAACGACTTCCTAAACTGCGTGTGCCATAGAAACCTCAAGTTCAATCCTTCTGCACTTGTTCCTGAAGCTATGGATATCTTAACAGAGATGAGGTCCTATGGTGTCACCCCTGATTCGTCCAGCTTCAACATCTTACTGTCTTGTTTGGGACGAGCAAGAAGAGTGAAAGAAGCATACAGAATCCTCTATTTGATGAGGGAAGGAGAAGAAGGGTGCTCACCTGACTGGGTTAGCTACTATCTTGTAGTTAAGGTCCTCTATTTGACCGATAGAATTATCAGAGGGAAAAGGCTTGTAGAAGATATGCTTGAAAGTGGGGTGCTTCCGACAGCAAAGTTTTTCCATGGCCTCATTGGCATCCTTTGTGGGACAGAGAAAGTTGATCATGCTCTTGACATGTTCAGAATTATGAAGAGTTGTGAGTTAGTGGACACTCCTACATATGATCTGCTTATAGAAAAGCTTTCTAGGAACGGTAGGTTCGAGGTTGCAAAGGAGTTATGGGATGATGCTACTAAGAATGGCATTGTGTTAGGGTGCTCATCGGATCTGTTGGATCCCTTGAAGACAGAAGTATTCAGACCAGTTCGTCCTGCACAAAGACAGGCCTCTCAGAACT CAACTGTCCTTATGTTGAAGTTCTCTATCATAAAGTATACTGTTATGATTAGTTTTTTT TTCTGTTTTAAGCGCATATCGAATTTTATGGACATATCTCAGGAGCAACAACAAGATTTTGGTGTGCTACTAAAGCAGGGGGCTGAAGGA AGGGTATTTGTTTCTACATTTGTTGGACGAAAATGCGTAATCAAAGAGCGCTTCTCAAAGAAGTATCGACACCCATTGCTGGACTCAAAGCTGACTCTAAAACGCTTAAATGCT GAAGCTAGATGCATGACGAAAGCAAGGCGGCTTGGTGTTCCTACACCAGTTCTGTATGCTGTGGACCCTCTTCCACATACGTTAACCTTTGAGTTTGTGGATGGCTTGTGCGTCAAAGATATTCTTCTTGGATTTGGGTCAAATGGGATAAATGAAGAACGTCTTAATGACATTGCCATACAGATAGGGAATGCAGTTGGCAAACTACACGATGGAGGTCTTGTTCATGGTGATTTGACAACTTCAAATATGATGATCAAGAACAGCACCAATCAACTG GTTCTTATTGATTTTGGTCTGAGCTTTACATCAACTATTCCTGAGGACAAGGCAGTGGACCTATATGTTCTTGAGAGAGCCTTGATTTCCATGCATTCTTCATGTGGGGATGTG ATGGAGAAGATCCTTGCAGCGTACCGAAAAGCTTCAAGGCAGTGGTGCGCCACTACGAACAAGCTAGCTCAAG TCAGGCAGCGGGGCAGAAAACGAACAATGGTTGGGTAA
- the LOC119277788 gene encoding DNA repair RAD52-like protein 1, mitochondrial — MAPGALARLIIGRRAASPLLARPFAAKARAPQRAPEPEPLSEEDDDFTSGGEAAPIPTEGISKPLAGILKELGKRVPESLLKTRLEDNGFALKYIPWHLANKILNAHAPEWSGEVRNIVYSSDGKSVSVVYRVTLYGTDAEIYREATGTASVEDKGFGDPVQKAEGMAFRRACARLGLGLHLYHEDMS; from the exons ATGGCCCCCGGTGCCCTAGCCCGCCTCATCATCGGCCGCCGCGCAGCGTCCCcgctcctggcgcgccccttcgcCGCGAAGGCCCGCGCGCCGCAGCGGGCGCCGGAGCCTGAGCCCCTgtcggaggaggacgacgacttcaCCAGCGGCGGGGAGGCAGCCCCCATCCCCACCGAGGGCATCAGCAAGCCGCTCGCCGGTATCCTCAAGGAGCTCGGGAAGAGGGTTCCCGAGTCCCTCCTGAAGACCCGCCTCGAGGACAATGGCTTCGCCCTCAAGTACATCCCATG GCACCTTGCTAACAAAATTCTGAATGCACACGCTCCAG AATGGTCTGGGGAGGTTCGCAACATTGTCTACTCATCTGATGGGAAATCTGTATCTGTTGTCTACCGTGTGACTCTCTATGGAACTGATGCAGAG ATCTACAGAGAGGCTACTGGAACTGCTtctgttgaggataaaggctttggaGATCCTGTTCAGAAGGCTGAAGGAATGGCTTTTCGCCGAGCTTGTGCCCGCCTTGGTCTTGGACTTCATCTCTATCATGAAGATATGTCATAG
- the LOC119277790 gene encoding EKC/KEOPS complex subunit bud32-like isoform X1: MDISQEQQQDFGVLLKQGAEGRVFVSTFVGRKCVIKERFSKKYRHPLLDSKLTLKRLNAEARCMTKARRLGVPTPVLYAVDPLPHTLTFEFVDGLCVKDILLGFGSNGINEERLNDIAIQIGNAVGKLHDGGLVHGDLTTSNMMIKNSTNQLVLIDFGLSFTSTIPEDKAVDLYVLERALISMHSSCGDVMEKILAAYRKASRQWCATTNKLAQVRQRGRKRTMVG, encoded by the exons ATGGACATATCTCAGGAGCAACAACAAGATTTTGGTGTGCTACTAAAGCAGGGGGCTGAAGGA AGGGTATTTGTTTCTACATTTGTTGGACGAAAATGCGTAATCAAAGAGCGCTTCTCAAAGAAGTATCGACACCCATTGCTGGACTCAAAGCTGACTCTAAAACGCTTAAATGCT GAAGCTAGATGCATGACGAAAGCAAGGCGGCTTGGTGTTCCTACACCAGTTCTGTATGCTGTGGACCCTCTTCCACATACGTTAACCTTTGAGTTTGTGGATGGCTTGTGCGTCAAAGATATTCTTCTTGGATTTGGGTCAAATGGGATAAATGAAGAACGTCTTAATGACATTGCCATACAGATAGGGAATGCAGTTGGCAAACTACACGATGGAGGTCTTGTTCATGGTGATTTGACAACTTCAAATATGATGATCAAGAACAGCACCAATCAACTG GTTCTTATTGATTTTGGTCTGAGCTTTACATCAACTATTCCTGAGGACAAGGCAGTGGACCTATATGTTCTTGAGAGAGCCTTGATTTCCATGCATTCTTCATGTGGGGATGTG ATGGAGAAGATCCTTGCAGCGTACCGAAAAGCTTCAAGGCAGTGGTGCGCCACTACGAACAAGCTAGCTCAAG TCAGGCAGCGGGGCAGAAAACGAACAATGGTTGGGTAA